A stretch of Rhododendron vialii isolate Sample 1 chromosome 4a, ASM3025357v1 DNA encodes these proteins:
- the LOC131323222 gene encoding probable long-chain-alcohol O-fatty-acyltransferase 5, translating into MEGEIKNLVEVLLSILSSLCFCYFVSSKIPKGKYRFLSLLPIFSLFTILPLRFTYAFPTSVTAFFITWLANFKLLLFAFDLGPLSSNPPKSLPLFITLASLPIKITNPEKSQNCPPDPPSKLPTKLPLNLAAETVILSLLMGALFDYRERIHPKIVLVLYCCMVFLMVDVLISIANMAARAAVGLELEPPSNEPYLATSLQDFWGRRWNLMVTNNLRYTVYNPVRSALEGALGREVAQLPAVMATFIVSGLMHELLFYYVTRASPTWEMTGFFVLHGACVVAEQVVNRAAPGRRRLHWAVAGPSTVGFVVATSFWLFFPPITEGGADVKLIEEFKWFMDFTKRNLVLICENFMRCFH; encoded by the coding sequence atggaagGTGAAATCAAGAACTTGGTTGAGGTACTCCTGTCAATCCTATCATCTCTCTGTTTCTGCTACTTCGTCTCTTCAAAGATTCCCAAAGGCAAATACagattcctctctctcctcccaatcttctctctcttcaccaTCCTCCCTCTCCGCTTCACCTACGCCTTCCCCACCTCCGTCACCGCCTTCTTCATCACCTGGCTGGCTAATTTCAAGCTCCTCCTCTTCGCCTTCGATCTCGGTCCACTCTCATCAAACCCACCAAAATCCCTGCCCCTTTTCATCACCCTGGCTTCTCTACCCATCAAAATCACAAACCCAGAAAAATCCCAAAATTGCCCTCCTGATCCACCCTCCAAATTACCCACTAAACTGCCTCTGAATTTGGCCGCTGAAACCGTGATTCTCTCTCTACTAATGGGTGCTTTGTTTGATTATAGAGAGAGAATCCATCCCAAGATTGTACTAGTACTGTATTGTTGTATGGTTTTCTTAATGGTGGATGTACTTATCTCTATCGCCAATATGGCAGCTCGGGCCGCCGTGGGGCTTGAGCTGGAGCCGCCGTCGAACGAGCCGTACCTGGCCACGTCACTCCAGGATTTCTGGGGGAGGAGGTGGAACCTCATGGTGACAAACAACCTGCGATACACCGTGTACAATCCCGTCCGGTCAGCTTTGGAGGGCGCGCTGGGCAGGGAAGTAGCCCAGCTGCCAGCCGTCATGGCGACTTTTATCGTATCCGGTCTAATGCACGAGCTACTGTTCTACTACGTCACGCGTGCGAGTCCCACGTGGGAGATGACTGGGTTTTTCGTGCTTCACGGGGCGTGTGTGGTGGCGGAGCAGGTCGTGAACAGGGCGGCCCCCGGCAGGAGGCGGTTGCATTGGGCGGTGGCGGGGCCGTCGACGGTGGGTTTCGTGGTGGCTACTAGTTTTTGGCTATTTTTTCCGCCTATAACAGAGGGTGGTGCGGATGTGAAACTCATTGAGGAGTTCAAATGGTTTATGGACTTCACAAAGAGAAACCTTGtcttaatttgtgaaaattttatgAGGTGCTTCCATTAG